ACGTATCGGGCCCTGCCAGAGGCAAAAAGAAAACTGTGTTCAGGACCTACGCCGGGGTAATCAAGACCAGCCGCTACGGAGTGGGTTTCTTCTATCTGCCCAAATTCGTCCTGGAGTATATAGCTGAGGCTTCCATGCAGTATGCCCTTTTTACCACGTCCAATGCTGGCAGCGTTTTTGGAAGTCTCTAATCCCAGGCCGCCAGCTTCAACACCTACAAGCAGAACCTCTTTGTCCGGCACAAAAGCGTGAAAGATACCCATGGCATTGCTACCTCCACCGACACAAGCCAGAACACAATCAGGGAGGCGACCTTCTGCCTCAAATATTTGCTGCTTGGCTTCTTTACCTATCACCGACTGGAAGTCCCTAACCATTTTAGGATAAGGATGAGGGCCTACCACAGAGCCAATTACGTAGTGGGTGGTGTCCACGTTGCTCACCCAGTCTCTCATGGCTTCATTAATGGCATCTTTGAGAGTTTGGCTTCCAGTTTTCACCGGAATTACCTCTGCGCCCAGAATCTGCATTCTGAAAACGTTCAATTTTTGCCTTTCCACATCTACTGCTCCCATGTAAATGTGGCATTCAAGTCCTAAAAGGGCACAGGCGGTAGCTGTGGCTACTCCATGCTGGCCTGCTCCTGTTTCGGCTATGATGCGAGTTTTTCCCATTTTTTTGGCAAGTAACACTTGCCCCAACGTATTATTTATTTTGTGGGAACCAGTGTGATTCAGGTCTTCCCTTTTGAGATACACTTTCAGGTTCATTTTTTTACTCAGTCGCTCGGCGAAATAGAGGGGAGAAGGACGACCTGCGTAATTTTTCAGATAGTAATTGAGTTCTCTCTGAAAATTTTCATCTTTGGCAAAAAAGTTGTAGGCTTCTTCAAGTTCCTCAAGGGGATGCACCAGAATTTCGGGAACGAAGCGTCCTCCAAATTCTCCAAAAAAACCCTTTTGAATCATTTTTTCACTTCCCTTTCCAGGATTTGAATAATTTCCCGCAGTTTCTCTATGTCTTTTTTACCAGGTGCACTTTCCACACCGCTGTTTAAGTCCACCGCAAAAGGCTGCA
This portion of the Thermatribacter velox genome encodes:
- the trpB gene encoding tryptophan synthase subunit beta, with the translated sequence MIQKGFFGEFGGRFVPEILVHPLEELEEAYNFFAKDENFQRELNYYLKNYAGRPSPLYFAERLSKKMNLKVYLKREDLNHTGSHKINNTLGQVLLAKKMGKTRIIAETGAGQHGVATATACALLGLECHIYMGAVDVERQKLNVFRMQILGAEVIPVKTGSQTLKDAINEAMRDWVSNVDTTHYVIGSVVGPHPYPKMVRDFQSVIGKEAKQQIFEAEGRLPDCVLACVGGGSNAMGIFHAFVPDKEVLLVGVEAGGLGLETSKNAASIGRGKKGILHGSLSYILQDEFGQIEETHSVAAGLDYPGVGPEHSFLFASGRARYVNVTDQEALDAFCELSRLEGIIPALESAHAIAYLNKLRKELPQDSIVLVCLSGRGDKDVEQVMRYLKEESR